A segment of the Ignavibacteriota bacterium genome:
GCGCGCGATCGAATCGCGGCTGATGGTGCTTGCACCCTTTTTCAGCGAGGTGTCGGTGGTGCTCACCACGGTGTCGGGTTTTTCGGATCCGCGTCTCCCGCGCGGTGGACGCTATCTCGGACCGATGGTACGCACCGGCGCGTTCACGATTCCCGACAAGGCGCGTATCGACGGAGCGGCGGGCAATCTGCTGCTCTCGCGTCTGCGCGCGGTGTACACCACACGCGAATTGGAAAAGGCGCTCGCCTCGTCCGCGGTGTATCAGCGTTTCAAAAGTGCTGGACGCATCCGCTGGGTGCCGGAGGGGCATGGCACACGCGACGGCAATCGCGACAACGTCCGCCAGAGGCGGGCCGAGATCGTGATGCGTGTCGAATACCGCAAACCCTGAAGCGCCGCCGCTACCGTCTTGCGCCGAGTTCCGCGATCTCGGCATCGATCAGGGCGACCACCGCGGGGGGCGCGGCTTTCTGCACGCTGCGGTGCAGCAACTCTATCTCCTTGCTGTTCATCGCGCGCAGCATGAGGCGCAGCCAGATCTTGTAGCGCTCGGGCGTCTGTTTGGCCTGTATGCCGCTGCGGATGGCGAGGATCTGTTCGTCGCTGAGATATTTCCAGGTGGCGGGAAGCGCCGTGTCTTCCTCGCGGTTCATGTGATGCAGTTGTGATGCGACCAGCGTGTTGAAACTGCGCAGCAGTTCCGCGCCGGCAATGTGTTTATCCGCCGCGCCGGCGTTGCGCAGCGTCTCGATCGCGTCCTTCACTGAGTACGACACACTGGCGAGCT
Coding sequences within it:
- a CDS encoding hemerythrin domain-containing protein; the encoded protein is MHQIQRPDLFTHIHKGLRLMLYELAADMQRTDFSRSDEETAIIARVLLCLDLLDEHGVHEDTSIFPAVQVMEPGTLRMLSIDHEQLASVSYSVKDAIETLRNAGAADKHIAGAELLRSFNTLVASQLHHMNREEDTALPATWKYLSDEQILAIRSGIQAKQTPERYKIWLRLMLRAMNSKEIELLHRSVQKAAPPAVVALIDAEIAELGARR